CTCGCCAACACGCCTGCAGCCAGCCTGCTGCGGCTCACACTTCACGCGGTATTCCGGCCCGGCGATCCCGTCGACCTTTTGTCGCTGCTCAAGCATCCGCTGCTCGGGCTCGGACTTGAGCGCACCGGCGTGCGCCATGCCGCCGAGCTCATCGAACTCGTGGCGCTGCGCGGCGGCACCGGACGCCCCGACATCGCCGCCTTGCCAGCACTGTTCGAGGAGCGTCTCGCCGGGCTGAGCGGGGACAAGCGCCAGCCCTTCTGGTTTTCGCGCCTGAGCGTGCGCGGCATCGACGATGCCCGCGATATGCTGAGCCGGCTTGTGGCGGCGCTGGCGCCGCTGACTGCCTTTCGCGGTGAAGAGAATGCCGATCTCGTCGCGTTGACCAGAGCGAGCGTCGCCGCACTGGAAAATCTCGGCCGCACGGCGGAGGGCAGCCTGGCTGAATTTTATGCCGGCGACGCCGGCGAGAAACTCGCCGAGCTGCTGCGCGGTGTGGTCGCCGCGTCTGCATCGTTAGACTTCCCGGCCGACGAATGGCCTGATGTGATGGACGCGCTGGTAGCACCGGAAACGGTCAAGCCGGGGCAAGGCACAGACCGCAACATCGCGATATGGGGCGCGCTGGAGGCACGGCTGCAGAGCGTCGACACGCTTGTCATTGGCGGGCTGAACGAAGGCGTGTGGCCACGCAAGCCGGAAAGCGATCGCTTCATGTCGCGGTTGATGAAGACCGGCATCGATCTCGAGCCGCCGGAGCGGCGCATCGGCCTTGCCGCCCACGACTTCCAGATGGCGATGGGGGCGAAAAAGGTGGTGCTGACGCGCTCCGCCCGCGCCAGCGACGCACCGGCGGTGCCGTCGCGCTGGTTGCAGCGCATCCTCACCTTCATCGGCAAGGATCCTGCAGCCGCACTGCGCGGACGCGGCGACGAATTGCTTGCCTGGGCGCGCGCGCTCGATGCCGGCGAGCGGCAGCATTTCGCGCCGCGACCGCAGCCGAAACCGCCGCTGAGCATGCGGCCCACCCACTTCTCGGTGACCGAGATCGAGACGCTGCGCCGCGACCCCTATGCGGTCTATGCAAGGCGTATTCTGAGCCTTCTGCCGCTCGAACCGGTGATCCGCGATCCCGGTGCGGCCGAGCGCGGCACGCTGTTTCATGACATCCTGCATCTGTTCTCGACAGAGGTTGCCGACCCGCGCGCGCCGGAAGCTCTGGAGAGACTCATCTCGGCTGGCCGCAGGTGCTTTGCCGACATTGCCCTACCCGCCGATGTCGAGGCGGTGTGGTGGCCGCGCTTCGAAAAGCTCGCCGCCAACATCATCGAATGGGAGCGCGGCCGCGCCCCTGCCGTCGCCCGGCGGCATGCCGAGGAGCGCGCCGAAAAGACGGCTGTCGGCCGTACCGGTGTGACGCTGTCCGGCTATGCCGACCGCGTCGACCTTTTGGCCGGTGGCATGGCCGACATTCTCGATTACAAGACCGGCTCCTCGCCATCCAAGGCGCAGGCGCACACGCTGCTGGCGCCACAGCTGGCGCTCGAAGGGGCGCTGCTCCGGCGCGGCGCCTTCAAGGGGCTTGGCGCGCGCGAACCCTCGCAGCTTGCATTCGTGCGGCTGAAGCCGAATGGCGAAGTGTTCGAGGAATCCATCCTCGACTACAACCGCCAGCCCCGGACCGCCGAAGACCTCGCCGAGGAGGCCTGGGCGCGGCTGGAAAAGCTGCTGGTCCATTATGCCGATCCGACGACCGGCTACCTGTCGCGGGCGCTGCCGTTTCGCGAGGGCGAGAGCGATGGCGATTACGACCATCTGGCGCGCGTGCTCGAATGGTCGGCCGGTGGCGACAGCGATGACGAGGCGGGGGAGGCATGAAAAAAGCCTATCCCGTCCCGAGCGAAACCGCCGCCAACCAGGCGCGCGCTTCCGACCCGAAGAACTCGGCCTGGGTGTCGGCCAATGCCGGCTCGGGCAAGACGCATGTGCTGGCCCAGCGCGTCGTCCGGCTGCTGCTCAACGGCACCGATCCGTCGAAGATCCTGTGCCTGACTTATACGCGGGCGGCCGCCGCCAACATGTCGAACCGCGTGTTCTCGACCCTGTCGGAATGGACAGCGCTCGGCGATGCCGAGCTTGCCACAAAGATTGAGGCGGTGGACGGCCGCCGGCCCGACCGCGACACGATGCGGCGGGCGCGCCGGCTGTTTGCCGAAGCGCTGGAAACGCCGGGCGGGCTGAAAATCCAGACCATCCACGCCTTTTGCGAATCGGTGTTGCACCAGTTCCCGCTGGAGGCCAACATCCCGGCGCATTTCGAAATGCTCGATCCGCAGATGGAGGCCTCGCTGTTCGCCGCGGCGCGACGCGACATGATTTCGGGCACGTCAGCCGGAGACACCGGACTGGCCGAGGCCTTTGCCACCGTGCTGGAGCGCGGCGGCGAACACGGGCTCGACGCGCTGCTCGCCGAAATCGTGCGCAAGCGCGACGGCTTACGCGGCTTCATCGATGCGGTCCGGCGCGACGGCGCCGGCTTTCGGGCCCTGTTCGACGAATTCCATTTTCGCCCCGGGCAGAACGCCGAAGACATAGCGGCATCGGTATGGCCGCTGCCGGGTTTCCTGCTGGACTTCTTTGCAGTGTTCGCCAGTGCCGCCGAGGCCGCCGACGCCCGCACCGTGCTCAACAATCTCTTGCCCTATGCCCGCTTGGCCTTTGCCGAGACGGACCCGACCCGCCGGCTGCAGATGCTCGGCAAAGCCTTTCTCAAGGCCGATGGCGACCCCTATGATCCCTCAAAGTTGTTCAAGAAGGCGCTGCTCGGCCGGCTGCCCGACCTTCCCGAGCGCTATCTGGCGGCCGTCAAGGCGATAACAGAGGTCTCCGACCGGCTGGCGCTGTTCCGGATGCTGGAAGGCACGGTCGCGGCGTTGACCATAGCCGACTGGCTGATCGTGCGGTACGAGCGCCTGAAGCGCAGCCGCGGCTTTCTCGACTTCAACGACCTCATCACCCGCACCGTCAACCTTCTGGCGCGGCCGGATGCCGGACCCTGGGTGCAGTACAAGCTCGACCAGGGTATCGACCACATCCTGCTGGACGAGGCGCAGGACACCAGCCCCGACCAATGGGAGGTGGTGAAGCGGCTGGCGGAGGAGTTCTTTGCCGGCCACGGCCAGCGCGGCACGACCAATCGCACGGTGTTCGCCGTCGGCGACGAAAAGCAGTCGATCTATTCCTTTCAGGGTGCCGCGCCGGATTCCTTCGCCGACAGCCGGCTCTTGTTTTCCGGACGCGTGAACGCCGCCAATGCTTCGTTTGCCGACCTGAAACTGACCTGGTCGTTCCGGTCGACCGACGACGTGCTTGCCGCCGTCGACCGCGTCTTTGCCGATCCGGGCGTGCGGCGCGGCATCAGCCATGACCCCGATCCGCTCGACCATAAGGCGATCCGCAACGACGCGCCTGGCTATGTCGAGGTCTGGCCGTCGCTCGGCTCTGACGCCGTCGAGGAGCCCGACGACTGGACGTTGCCGGTCAACCATGCCAGCGCGCCGGCTGTGCGGGTGGCCGAGCACGTGGCTGCGACCATCCAGGCCTGGCTCAAGGACCGCGAGATCATCGAGGGCAAGGGACGCAGGCTGAGGGCCGGCGACATTCTTGTGCTGGTGCGCAAGCGCGACCGCTTCGTCCATGCGCTGTCGCGCGCGCTGAAGGACCGCGATATTCCCGTCGCCGGCGCCGACCGGCTGAGCCTGCCCGGCCACATCGCGGTCAAGGACCTGATCGCACTCGGCCATTTCCTCATCCAGCCGCAGGATGACATGTCGCTCGCCGCCGTGCTGCGCAGCCCGGTTTTCGACGTGTCGGAGGAGACGCTTTTTACGCTTGGCGCCGGACGGCCAGCCGGAACATCGCTGATCGCCTCATTACGCCAGCATGCTGGCGACAATACCGCGCTGACCGATGTCGTTGCCCGGCTCGACGGCTGGGCCAACGAGGCGGCGTTCCGGCCGGTGTTCGAATTCTACGCCGGGGTGCTGGCGCGCGACGGCCTGCGCAAGAAGATGATCGCCCGGCTTGGACCGGAAGCCGGCGATATTCTCGACGAGTTCCTGAGTTTCTGTCTGGCCGAAGAACGCACCGGCTTGCCGGGGCTGGAGGCTTTCCTGGCGACGCTGGAAAACACCGGCCCGGAGATCAAGCGCGAGATGGACCAGACGCGCGACGAGGTCCGCGTCATGACCGTGCATGCCGCCAAGGGCCTGGAAGCGCCTGTTGTCTTCCTGGTCGATGGCGGTTCGGCGCCGTTCAGCGACCAGCATCTGCCGCGGCTCATGCCGTTCGACGCTTCGGGCCGCAATTTCGACGGCAAGGGCTATCTCTGGCGCTCGGCCGCCGATGTCGCCAACGGCTTCTCCAAGGCGGCCTCGGCCAGGGCGCGGGAGCTTGCCGACGACGAATACCGGCGGCTGCTCTATGTCGGCATGACGCGCGCCGAGGACCGGCTGATCGTCTGCGGCTATCACGGCAAGCGTCAGCCCAGCACCGGCACCTGGCATTCGATCGTCAGCCGCGCGCTGACAGGTGCACCCGAAAGCACCGAGCGCCGCCACCCCGCCAGCAGCGAGCCGGTGCACCGTTTCGTCATGACCAAGCTTCCGCCGGTGGCGCAAGCGGCAGCCGACGAGTCGCGGCTGCCGCAACAGGTGCCGCCGCTGCCGGTGGGCTTGTTCCGGCCCTTGCCGCCTTATGAGGAGCTGCCGCGCCCGCTGTCGCCTTCCGGCGCGTCGGCGCTGATCGACGAGGGCAAGGAGGCGGTCGTCGATACGCGTTCGCCGGTGCTGGACAGCGAAGCGGAGCCCGGTTTTGCCGTGATGCGCGGGCTGGCGCTGCACAAGCTGCTGCAGATGCTGCCCGGTTTTGCCGAAGACGAACGGCAAGGCGCGGCGGCGCAGTATCTCATTCGAGCCGGCGCCGACTGGCCGGAGGCCGAGCGCAACAAGGCGCTGGCTTCGGTGATGGCGATCCTCAGAGATTCGCGTTTTGCCGGGCTGTTTTCGCGCTCGTCCCGCGCCGAAGTGGCCGTCATGGGCAGTATCGAGGTCAAGGGCAGGCTGCGCTCGATCTCCGGCAAGATCGACCGGCTGGCGGTGACGCCCGGGCGCGTATCGATCGTCGACTACAAGACCAACCGGCCGGCGCCCGCAGGCCTGGCCCAGGTGCCGCCGGCCTATATACTGCAGCTGGCGCTCTACCGCGCGCTGCTCAAGCCGCTTTACCCCGGCCGCGCAGTGACGGCGGCGCTGCTGTTTACCGAGGCGCCGAGGCTGATCGAACTGCCGGCGCAGGCGATGGATGACGCCCTTGCCCGACTCACGGGAGCGTGACACAAGTTCTGCTTGAAGAAGGGCTGCTCAACCACCACATTTGGTGCGAGATAAATTTCGAAAGGATTTCGCATGGCCACCGTCAAGGTCGACAAGAGCAATTTCCAGGCCGATGTGCTCAACGCCTCGCAGCCCGTCGTCGTGGATTTCTGGGCCGAATGGTGCGGCCCCTGCAAGATGATCGGTCCGTCGCTGGAAGAGATCGCCAACGAACTCGGCGACAAGATCAAGATCGCCAAGCTGAACATCGACGAGAACCCCGAGCTTGCCGCCCAGTTCGGCGTGCGCTCGATCCCGACGCTGATGATCTTCAAGGGCGGCGAAGTCGCCGACATGAAGGTCGGCGCCGCCCCGAAGACCGCGCTGTCGCATTGGATCAACGGCAGCCTCGCCTGAGCTGACTGATTTCCGAGATCCGAAGCCCGGCCCTCGCGCCGGGCTTTTTCTTTGGCGTCATCGCCCGACCGCCTCTGGCCCTCGCATCGGCGCACTCCATGTCATCTGCTTGTTGCAGGACAGGAGAGACAAATGACCGGATCCGCCAAGGCCACCGTCTTCATCGACAATGAGCGCGTCATCGTCACCGAATATCGCTTCCAGCCCGGCGACAACACCGGCTGGCACCGGCATGGCCATGACTACGTCGTGGTGCCGCTGATGGACGGCAAGGTGAAGCTGGTGACCAAGGACGGCGAGAGTTTTGCTGAAATGAAGAAGGGCGCGCCCTACTTCCGCAAGGAAGGCGTCGAGCACGACGTCATCAGCGCCAATGACGGCGAGTATGCCTTCATCGAGATTGAGCTAAGGTGATGGCTTGCCATCCTCTGCCATCTTGATGGCTCGTCCTAAATGGGGGATATATTTTCTCGAAGGCATTTTTGAAATGGCCGAACCCCGGCTTTCCGTCCGCAGCGCAAAAGCACGAGATCTTGCGCATCGTCTTGCTCATCGCGAAAACCGCTCGATAGCGGATATCGTCGAACGCGCGCTTGAATCCTATGAGATTCGGGAGGCGGGGCGAGAACCGGCGTCCACCTTCTACTCCCGCCTGACGGCAAGCAGTGGCGCGGATATCGATCTGGAAGAAATCATCCGGAAAAGCCGCAAGGTCCATACAGGGCCGGAGCTTTGATCCTCGTCGACACCAACACAGCTCACCAGTCGGCGATGCGGTCGCCTCCGGTAAATTGCGCGCTTTTGGCGGTGTATTCGAACAGCTCTATCTTCACGCCGTTGGGATCGCGGATCCAGGCCTGAAAAGTGTCGTCGCAGGCGTGCTTCTTGGCGGTAACGTCGATGCTCTTCGATTTAATGTGGGCGATCGCCGCGTCTAGATCTTCGACCTCAAGGCAGAAATGATTGATCTGGTTCTGCTCGCTATATGCAGTGCCGTCCTTCTGGAACACCTCGACATGGCTGCGGCCGCCGCAATTGAGGTAGAAGCCGAAGACCTTGTCGTCGCGCAGGAAATTGAACTGCGTGTCGAGGCCAAGCACGTCGCGGTAGAAGCTTCGCGTCGCCTCCAGATCATGCGCGAAGATGCAGACATGGGCGAGTTGCTTGACCTTGATCATGATGGGCTCCTCGCAGTGAAATGGCTTCAGGTTGGCGGCGTGCCGTTTTCGGCCAGCACCGCGCCGGCGAGATATAACGACCCCCCGATCAGGATGCGTGGCGCCGGCCCGTCCCAGGTGTCGCGCAGCAGCATCAGCGCACTGGCGACGGAACTGACCGGTTCGGCCGTGAGGCCGGCTTCGGTCGCCCGCACCGCCAGCTCGTCATTCGGCACGCCGGCATCGCTCATGCTCACCGGCACGGTGTAGACGTGCCGAGCCAGGCCCTTGAAGGCGTGGAAGTAGCCGCTCTGGTCCTTGGTGTTGATCATGCCGGAGATCAGAAACAGCGGCCGCGGGTTCTTTTCCTCCTGCTCGGCCAGCGCCTCGGCAATGACCATGCCGGCGCCCGGATTGTGGCCGCCGTCGAGCCAGATGTCGGCGCCCTTGGGCGCCAGCTCCATCAGCCGGCCCTGTACCAGTTTCTGCATGCGGCCCGGCCATGCGACGCTCGCCATCGCCTTCTCAGTGGCGCGATGACTGATTTCGAAACCGGTGGCCTTGACGGCGGCAATCGCTGCCGCCGCATTGGCGAACTGGTGGCGCCCGGGCAGGCGCGGTGGCGGCAGGTCCATCAGCCCGTCCTCATCCTGATAGACCATGCGGCCGTTTTCCTCGAAGGCGAGAAAATCCTGGCCGTAGACGAAGGTCGGGCAATCCAGCCGCTCGGCGGTTTCGATCAGCACTTGCAGCGCCGTCTCGCTCTCCTGCGCGCCGATGACCACCGGGCAGCCGCGCTTCATGATGCCGGCCTTTTCGGCGGCGATCAGTTCGACCCGGTCGCCGAGATAGGCTTCGTGATCCATCGACACCGGCATGATCACCGACACCGCCGGCCGGGCAACGACATTGGTGGCGTCGAAGCGGCCGCCAAGGCCGACCTCGATGATGGCGGCGGCAGCCGGATGCTCGGAAAACAGGATGAAGGTGACGGCGGTTAGGATTTCGAAGACGGTGATCTTCTGGCCGGCATTGGCCCGGGCGACGCGGGCGATGGCCTCGGCGAAGGTCTCGTCGTCGACCAGCCGGCCGCCGCCCTCGGCCGCCAGCCGGTAGCGCTCGGCCCAGTTCACCAGATGCGGCGAAGTGTGGACATGGACAAGGTGGCCGCCGGCTTCGAGCAGCGCGCGCGAAAAGGCCGCGCACGAGCCCTTACCGTTGGTGCCGGCGATATGGATGACCGGCGGCAGCCGCTCCTGCGGATTGCCGAGGCGTTCGAGCAGCCTTGTGATGCGGTCGAGCGAAAGGTCGAAGCCTTTCGGATGCAGCGCCATCAGGGCTTCGATTTCACGATCTGCGGCAAGCGTTGTCATGAGCGAATCCTACGCATGCGCGCAGGTGCACGCAATCGCGGTTTGCGGCCAGAAATGTCGCGTCAGGCCTGCGGGCGGGCTTCCGTCGGGATGACCGACGGCGGCAGGATTTCCGGCTCCAGCGGCTTTTGCTCCTGCGGCAGTTTGAGCAGGATTTTCAACAGCCGTGAAATCGTCTCGCGCAGTTCCAGCCGCGACACCACCATATCGACCATGCCGTGCTCCATCAGATATTCGGAGCGCTGGAAACCGTCCGGCAGTTTCTCCCGGATGGTCTGCTCGATGACGCGCGGGCCGGCAAAGCCGATCAGCGCGCCGGGCTCGGCAATGTGGACGTCTCCCAGCATGGCGTAGGAGGCGGTAACGCCGCCGGTGGTCGGGTTGGTCAAGACGACGATGTATGGCAGGCCGGCTTCCTTCAGCCGGTCGACGCCGATCGTGGTGCGCGGTAACTGCATCAGGGACAGAATGCCTTCCTGCATGCGCGCGCCACCGGAGGCGGCAAACAGGATCAGCGGCCGCTTGCGCTGCAAGGCGACCTCGAAACCGTGCACAATGGCGTCACCCGCGGCCATGCCGAGCGAGCCGCCCATGAAGGCGAAATCCTGCACCGTCACCACAACCGGCAGGCCTTTGACCGTGCCCAGCGCGTTGATGATGGCGTCTTCCAGGCCGGTCTTGGCCTTGGCGTCCTTCAGCCGGTCCGTGTAGCGCTTCTCGTCGCGGAACTTGAGCGGGTCCTGCATGACCTTGGGGTTCTCAAGCTGCTCGTATTTGCCGTCGTCGAGGAAGAATTTCAGCCGTTCCTTGGCCGAAATCTTCATGTGATGGCCCGATGACGGGATGACGAACTGGTTGGATTCCA
This region of Mesorhizobium sp. C432A genomic DNA includes:
- a CDS encoding folylpolyglutamate synthase/dihydrofolate synthase family protein, yielding MTTLAADREIEALMALHPKGFDLSLDRITRLLERLGNPQERLPPVIHIAGTNGKGSCAAFSRALLEAGGHLVHVHTSPHLVNWAERYRLAAEGGGRLVDDETFAEAIARVARANAGQKITVFEILTAVTFILFSEHPAAAAIIEVGLGGRFDATNVVARPAVSVIMPVSMDHEAYLGDRVELIAAEKAGIMKRGCPVVIGAQESETALQVLIETAERLDCPTFVYGQDFLAFEENGRMVYQDEDGLMDLPPPRLPGRHQFANAAAAIAAVKATGFEISHRATEKAMASVAWPGRMQKLVQGRLMELAPKGADIWLDGGHNPGAGMVIAEALAEQEEKNPRPLFLISGMINTKDQSGYFHAFKGLARHVYTVPVSMSDAGVPNDELAVRATEAGLTAEPVSSVASALMLLRDTWDGPAPRILIGGSLYLAGAVLAENGTPPT
- the accD gene encoding acetyl-CoA carboxylase, carboxyltransferase subunit beta — its product is MNWITNYVRPRINSMLGRRTDMPENLWIKDPETGEMVFHKDLESNQFVIPSSGHHMKISAKERLKFFLDDGKYEQLENPKVMQDPLKFRDEKRYTDRLKDAKAKTGLEDAIINALGTVKGLPVVVTVQDFAFMGGSLGMAAGDAIVHGFEVALQRKRPLILFAASGGARMQEGILSLMQLPRTTIGVDRLKEAGLPYIVVLTNPTTGGVTASYAMLGDVHIAEPGALIGFAGPRVIEQTIREKLPDGFQRSEYLMEHGMVDMVVSRLELRETISRLLKILLKLPQEQKPLEPEILPPSVIPTEARPQA
- the addB gene encoding double-strand break repair protein AddB; protein product: MSGARRVLSIPPGAPFLPTLAEALLAGRLVPGFRFDGDPLALADVTIYVPTRRAARALRGAFVDALSGPGGSRRSAILPVIRPLGEFDEDEAAFDAGTPTELEMAPPIAAIERLLLLAPLVRAWKRTLPAHVLDMFNEEIVVPASAADAIWLARDLARLMDEIETEGTDWTRLADLVTGNLAGWWLVTLDFLRIVTEAWPKLLEERDRSNPAAHRNALIRREAKRLERNPPKGPVIAAGSTGSIPATAELLATVASLPNGAVVLPGLDGMLDEPSFAAIGAPGARPALLGHPQYGMAKLIGKIGVLRGDVEEVVSAEPALALRAALVGEALRPAETTELWAETRICFNAVDIAEAFAHVTLVEAASERDEAAAIAIALKTAVEQPGHRAALVTGDRGLARRVSAELLRFGVIADDSGGTPLANTPAASLLRLTLHAVFRPGDPVDLLSLLKHPLLGLGLERTGVRHAAELIELVALRGGTGRPDIAALPALFEERLAGLSGDKRQPFWFSRLSVRGIDDARDMLSRLVAALAPLTAFRGEENADLVALTRASVAALENLGRTAEGSLAEFYAGDAGEKLAELLRGVVAASASLDFPADEWPDVMDALVAPETVKPGQGTDRNIAIWGALEARLQSVDTLVIGGLNEGVWPRKPESDRFMSRLMKTGIDLEPPERRIGLAAHDFQMAMGAKKVVLTRSARASDAPAVPSRWLQRILTFIGKDPAAALRGRGDELLAWARALDAGERQHFAPRPQPKPPLSMRPTHFSVTEIETLRRDPYAVYARRILSLLPLEPVIRDPGAAERGTLFHDILHLFSTEVADPRAPEALERLISAGRRCFADIALPADVEAVWWPRFEKLAANIIEWERGRAPAVARRHAEERAEKTAVGRTGVTLSGYADRVDLLAGGMADILDYKTGSSPSKAQAHTLLAPQLALEGALLRRGAFKGLGAREPSQLAFVRLKPNGEVFEESILDYNRQPRTAEDLAEEAWARLEKLLVHYADPTTGYLSRALPFREGESDGDYDHLARVLEWSAGGDSDDEAGEA
- the addA gene encoding double-strand break repair helicase AddA, which translates into the protein MKKAYPVPSETAANQARASDPKNSAWVSANAGSGKTHVLAQRVVRLLLNGTDPSKILCLTYTRAAAANMSNRVFSTLSEWTALGDAELATKIEAVDGRRPDRDTMRRARRLFAEALETPGGLKIQTIHAFCESVLHQFPLEANIPAHFEMLDPQMEASLFAAARRDMISGTSAGDTGLAEAFATVLERGGEHGLDALLAEIVRKRDGLRGFIDAVRRDGAGFRALFDEFHFRPGQNAEDIAASVWPLPGFLLDFFAVFASAAEAADARTVLNNLLPYARLAFAETDPTRRLQMLGKAFLKADGDPYDPSKLFKKALLGRLPDLPERYLAAVKAITEVSDRLALFRMLEGTVAALTIADWLIVRYERLKRSRGFLDFNDLITRTVNLLARPDAGPWVQYKLDQGIDHILLDEAQDTSPDQWEVVKRLAEEFFAGHGQRGTTNRTVFAVGDEKQSIYSFQGAAPDSFADSRLLFSGRVNAANASFADLKLTWSFRSTDDVLAAVDRVFADPGVRRGISHDPDPLDHKAIRNDAPGYVEVWPSLGSDAVEEPDDWTLPVNHASAPAVRVAEHVAATIQAWLKDREIIEGKGRRLRAGDILVLVRKRDRFVHALSRALKDRDIPVAGADRLSLPGHIAVKDLIALGHFLIQPQDDMSLAAVLRSPVFDVSEETLFTLGAGRPAGTSLIASLRQHAGDNTALTDVVARLDGWANEAAFRPVFEFYAGVLARDGLRKKMIARLGPEAGDILDEFLSFCLAEERTGLPGLEAFLATLENTGPEIKREMDQTRDEVRVMTVHAAKGLEAPVVFLVDGGSAPFSDQHLPRLMPFDASGRNFDGKGYLWRSAADVANGFSKAASARARELADDEYRRLLYVGMTRAEDRLIVCGYHGKRQPSTGTWHSIVSRALTGAPESTERRHPASSEPVHRFVMTKLPPVAQAAADESRLPQQVPPLPVGLFRPLPPYEELPRPLSPSGASALIDEGKEAVVDTRSPVLDSEAEPGFAVMRGLALHKLLQMLPGFAEDERQGAAAQYLIRAGADWPEAERNKALASVMAILRDSRFAGLFSRSSRAEVAVMGSIEVKGRLRSISGKIDRLAVTPGRVSIVDYKTNRPAPAGLAQVPPAYILQLALYRALLKPLYPGRAVTAALLFTEAPRLIELPAQAMDDALARLTGA
- a CDS encoding cupin domain-containing protein encodes the protein MTGSAKATVFIDNERVIVTEYRFQPGDNTGWHRHGHDYVVVPLMDGKVKLVTKDGESFAEMKKGAPYFRKEGVEHDVISANDGEYAFIEIELR
- a CDS encoding VOC family protein, whose translation is MIKVKQLAHVCIFAHDLEATRSFYRDVLGLDTQFNFLRDDKVFGFYLNCGGRSHVEVFQKDGTAYSEQNQINHFCLEVEDLDAAIAHIKSKSIDVTAKKHACDDTFQAWIRDPNGVKIELFEYTAKSAQFTGGDRIADW
- the trxA gene encoding thioredoxin, producing the protein MATVKVDKSNFQADVLNASQPVVVDFWAEWCGPCKMIGPSLEEIANELGDKIKIAKLNIDENPELAAQFGVRSIPTLMIFKGGEVADMKVGAAPKTALSHWINGSLA